The following are from one region of the Elusimicrobiota bacterium genome:
- a CDS encoding glycosyltransferase family 39 protein, protein MREDRAKRGGLAVMAAAAILAGTVLRVLFLGARSLWLDEASVLFLAGKPLSELVPALVNNEFNPPLYFALMRFWLKAFPDPRLGLRLFSALCGVASLFAFRALADKVLPERVRLPALWLAAASSFWIHVAQDGRCYSLLLLVSLLSTLAVVELSEENPRRRALAAYALLAGLGLYTHYYYAILLAGHAVWLGRKMKDRLAWLLAHGAAVLMFAPWLPSLAAQARVHGGEAVVGEPLTFPRVLDLLGTAFFDVTFLGLALPAWTGVAVGAGFAALALSAAADARRAPRGSPESRALDLALTHVAAALALIVCVELVGGRPVTQARYFTPLSPVLLLLAALGVRRSWTKAAAGVVVAAGCAGYFFSALNVDPRLDALAAVIRRSSDAGVPVVHLGRYYYLPLRVYYLPERRHLLMASAAIGMDYRGMPPYPGVVEEKDLTSLGPCVVVDESRALSLERVSLATGARLAELLR, encoded by the coding sequence GTGAGAGAGGACCGGGCGAAGAGGGGCGGCTTAGCGGTCATGGCGGCGGCGGCGATCCTGGCGGGGACCGTCCTGCGCGTCCTGTTCCTCGGGGCGAGATCCCTCTGGCTCGACGAGGCGAGCGTCCTGTTCCTCGCCGGGAAGCCGCTGTCCGAGCTGGTCCCCGCGCTCGTGAACAACGAGTTCAACCCGCCTCTGTACTTCGCGCTGATGCGGTTCTGGCTGAAGGCCTTCCCGGACCCGCGCCTGGGCTTGAGGCTGTTCTCGGCGCTGTGCGGCGTCGCCTCGCTGTTCGCGTTCCGCGCGCTCGCGGACAAAGTCCTCCCGGAGCGTGTGCGCCTGCCCGCGCTCTGGCTCGCGGCGGCGTCGTCCTTCTGGATCCACGTCGCGCAGGACGGGCGCTGCTATTCCCTGCTGCTGCTGGTGAGCCTGCTCTCGACGCTCGCGGTCGTCGAGCTGTCGGAGGAAAATCCCCGCCGGCGGGCGCTTGCGGCCTACGCGCTTCTGGCGGGACTCGGCCTCTACACGCACTACTATTACGCGATCCTGCTCGCGGGCCACGCCGTCTGGCTCGGGCGGAAGATGAAGGACCGCCTCGCCTGGCTGCTCGCGCACGGGGCCGCGGTCCTGATGTTCGCGCCGTGGCTGCCGAGCCTCGCGGCGCAGGCCCGGGTGCACGGGGGGGAGGCGGTCGTCGGAGAGCCGCTGACCTTCCCGCGCGTCCTGGACCTGCTCGGCACGGCCTTCTTCGACGTCACCTTCCTCGGCCTGGCGCTGCCGGCCTGGACCGGGGTCGCCGTCGGCGCCGGGTTCGCGGCGCTGGCGCTGTCCGCCGCCGCGGACGCGCGCCGCGCGCCCCGCGGCTCCCCCGAGTCCCGCGCCCTCGATCTCGCGCTGACCCACGTCGCGGCGGCGCTCGCCCTCATCGTCTGCGTCGAGCTGGTCGGCGGCCGCCCCGTCACCCAGGCGCGCTACTTCACGCCGCTGTCGCCGGTCCTGCTCCTGCTCGCCGCGCTCGGCGTCCGGCGGAGCTGGACGAAGGCCGCCGCCGGCGTCGTGGTCGCCGCGGGCTGCGCCGGCTACTTCTTCTCGGCGCTCAACGTGGACCCCCGGCTCGACGCCCTGGCCGCCGTCATCCGCCGCTCGTCGGACGCGGGCGTTCCCGTCGTGCATCTCGGGCGGTACTACTACCTTCCGCTGCGCGTCTATTATCTCCCCGAGCGCCGGCACCTGCTCATGGCCTCGGCGGCGATCGGGATGGACTACCGGGGCATGCCGCCGTATCCGGGCGTCGTCGAGGAGAAGGACCTCACGAGCCTGGGTCCCTGCGTCGTGGTCGACGAGAGCCGCGCCCTGTCGCTGGAGCGCGTGAGCCTGGCCACCGGCGCCCGGCTCGCCGAGCTCCTCCGCTAG
- a CDS encoding 3'-5' exonuclease: protein MSVFVAIDFETADQGRDSACSVGLVRVEHGVITRKEVQLIRPPRLEGGDLFTPAPADFMFTYIHGIKPEQVLDAPTFGQAWPKLAPILKGVEFMAAHNAPFDSGVLNACCEAAGLPKPAHRFVCTVRLARSTWSIYPTKLNNVCQHLNIQLNHHEALSDALACAQIVIAAEKKGVRI, encoded by the coding sequence ATGTCCGTCTTCGTCGCCATCGACTTCGAGACGGCCGACCAGGGCCGCGACTCCGCCTGCTCGGTCGGCCTCGTGCGCGTCGAGCACGGCGTCATCACCCGGAAGGAGGTCCAGCTCATCCGGCCGCCCCGCCTCGAGGGAGGAGACCTCTTCACCCCCGCCCCGGCCGATTTCATGTTCACGTACATCCACGGCATCAAGCCCGAGCAGGTGCTCGACGCGCCGACCTTCGGCCAGGCCTGGCCCAAGCTCGCGCCGATCCTGAAGGGCGTCGAGTTCATGGCCGCCCACAACGCCCCCTTCGACAGCGGCGTCCTCAACGCCTGCTGCGAGGCCGCGGGCCTTCCCAAGCCCGCGCACCGCTTCGTCTGCACGGTGCGCCTGGCGCGCAGCACGTGGAGCATCTACCCGACGAAGCTCAACAACGTCTGCCAGCACCTCAACATCCAGCTCAACCACCACGAGGCGCTGTCCGACGCGCTGGCGTGCGCTCAGATCGTCATCGCCGCCGAGAAGAAAGGCGTCAGGATCTAG